Proteins from one Natrinema salinisoli genomic window:
- a CDS encoding HEAT repeat domain-containing protein encodes MYFTLKIVRFLFGLVFKVVLFPFKLVWRAAGKQFSSTDRLEDGLRAETDSSPAGESGEKPTGVSADDAGTASEGRSRSERNIRWFRKGLIAIGALQLGLGTLSVFAAFSRPAGLGFPQLAVFLLVLVIVALVPLIAGIGLSRLATPSWYLGMLVCGFNTVVSLFAFPAGLVTVILFGGLCYLGYTGRPALSRVYGAGLTTDSETPRTEEQAELDPKQGVAVADSTAESRTDATTSPLDQSSNSESTGGGPSAAADTEPEPTAPSSSVTANTQQTVASADDDGATSTTDSPVADEDVRAVAADAAEREDSVDTEPGSHGGTPDALDGLEAKLNDDQPSTRKAAVEELADGVSENAIPTGPAADAITARLDDPDADVRVAACDAIGRLEISQAKSSLRDLRIDPDREVSRAASRALRQLK; translated from the coding sequence ATGTACTTCACCCTGAAAATCGTTCGATTCCTGTTCGGGCTCGTATTCAAAGTCGTCCTGTTTCCGTTCAAGCTGGTTTGGAGGGCTGCCGGGAAACAGTTCTCCTCGACGGATCGGCTCGAGGACGGCCTCCGCGCCGAGACGGACTCATCGCCAGCAGGAGAGAGCGGAGAGAAACCGACCGGCGTATCGGCAGACGATGCCGGGACAGCCTCGGAGGGAAGGAGCAGAAGCGAACGGAATATCCGCTGGTTCCGGAAGGGGCTGATCGCTATCGGTGCACTCCAACTCGGGTTGGGAACACTTAGCGTGTTCGCGGCGTTCAGTAGGCCAGCCGGATTGGGCTTTCCCCAACTGGCTGTATTCCTGTTAGTACTTGTCATCGTGGCGCTCGTCCCCTTGATCGCCGGTATCGGGTTATCCCGGCTAGCAACGCCGTCGTGGTACCTGGGAATGCTCGTTTGCGGGTTCAATACCGTTGTCTCGCTGTTCGCCTTCCCGGCAGGGCTCGTGACAGTGATCCTGTTTGGGGGACTGTGCTATCTCGGTTACACCGGACGGCCCGCACTCTCGCGGGTCTACGGCGCCGGGTTGACGACCGATTCAGAAACGCCCCGAACCGAGGAACAAGCGGAACTCGACCCGAAGCAGGGCGTCGCCGTCGCAGACTCGACTGCCGAGTCGAGGACCGATGCCACGACATCGCCACTCGACCAGTCGTCGAATTCTGAGAGTACCGGTGGTGGCCCGTCAGCCGCTGCCGATACCGAACCGGAGCCGACTGCTCCCTCATCGTCGGTGACAGCCAATACGCAGCAAACCGTCGCGTCCGCGGATGATGACGGAGCTACCTCGACGACCGATTCGCCAGTGGCCGACGAGGACGTCCGGGCGGTAGCAGCAGACGCCGCCGAACGAGAGGACAGCGTGGACACCGAGCCGGGCTCTCACGGTGGCACTCCGGATGCGCTCGATGGTCTCGAGGCGAAGCTCAACGACGACCAGCCGTCGACTCGGAAGGCTGCCGTCGAGGAACTCGCGGACGGCGTCAGTGAAAACGCCATTCCAACCGGACCCGCAGCTGACGCGATAACCGCTCGTCTCGACGACCCGGACGCGGACGTCCGCGTCGCCGCCTGTGACGCGATCGGACGGCTCGAGATTAGCCAGGCGAAATCGTCCCTCCGTGATCTCCGTATCGATCCCGACAGAGAGGTGAGTCGTGCAGCAAGCCGCGCACTTCGTCAATTGAAATGA